A single genomic interval of Christensenellaceae bacterium 44-20 harbors:
- the efp gene encoding elongation factor P — protein sequence MVSAGDFRKGVTIEIDGQVWVIVDFQHVKPGKGAAFVRTKIKNVVTGGVLERTFNPTEKYPKAMVERKEMQYLYSDGDLYYFMDLETYDQLPLGKALVEEAMQYVKENSNVTVKFFKGEAFSVEAPNFVELEIVETEPGFKGDTATSGNKPAVLETGAKVMVPLFVNQGDRIRVDTRTGDYMERV from the coding sequence ATGGTATCAGCAGGCGATTTCAGAAAGGGCGTTACGATCGAGATCGATGGCCAGGTTTGGGTCATCGTGGATTTCCAGCACGTCAAGCCGGGCAAGGGCGCGGCATTCGTGCGCACGAAGATCAAAAACGTCGTTACGGGCGGCGTGCTTGAGCGGACGTTCAACCCGACGGAGAAATACCCCAAGGCGATGGTCGAGAGAAAAGAGATGCAGTATCTCTATTCGGACGGCGATCTCTACTACTTCATGGATCTCGAAACGTATGATCAGCTGCCCCTGGGCAAAGCGCTGGTGGAAGAGGCGATGCAGTACGTCAAGGAGAATTCCAACGTTACGGTGAAGTTCTTCAAGGGCGAGGCATTCTCTGTGGAAGCGCCCAACTTCGTCGAGCTGGAAATCGTCGAGACCGAGCCCGGCTTCAAGGGCGATACGGCAACTTCCGGCAACAAGCCGGCTGTGCTCGAGACGGGAGCGAAGGTCATGGTTCCGCTGTTCGTCAACCAGGGCGATCGGATCCGTGTGGATACCAGAACGGGCGACTACATGGAGCGCGTTTAG
- a CDS encoding YlcI/YnfO family protein, whose amino-acid sequence MRKFRIPSIPKTTNKTIRFPNDVIEQVEAAIQGKNCTFSAFVIAAVRMILENLKEE is encoded by the coding sequence ATGAGAAAATTTAGAATTCCCTCCATTCCCAAAACAACCAATAAAACTATCCGCTTTCCCAACGATGTCATTGAGCAAGTGGAAGCAGCTATCCAGGGAAAGAACTGCACCTTTTCTGCTTTTGTCATCGCGGCAGTAAGGATGATATTGGAGAATTTAAAAGAAGAATAA
- a CDS encoding SLOG family protein, whose protein sequence is MKIAVVGSRNLEVEIGRYLPEGITEIISGGARGIDRAAETYADAHGIAKRIFLPDYQRYGRRAPLVRNRQIVQAAELVIAVWDGASRGTKYTIDYARSLGKPVRVYRV, encoded by the coding sequence ATGAAAATCGCGGTAGTGGGTTCGAGAAATTTAGAGGTAGAGATTGGCAGATATTTGCCGGAGGGGATCACGGAGATCATCAGCGGGGGAGCTCGGGGCATCGATCGGGCGGCGGAGACCTATGCAGATGCGCACGGCATCGCCAAGCGCATTTTTCTGCCGGATTACCAAAGATACGGGCGCAGAGCGCCGCTGGTGCGCAACCGGCAGATCGTGCAGGCGGCGGAGCTCGTCATCGCCGTCTGGGACGGCGCCTCCCGTGGGACGAAATATACCATAGACTATGCGCGCTCCCTGGGCAAGCCGGTGCGGGTTTATCGGGTTTAA
- a CDS encoding aldo/keto reductase, translated as MEYREIGKTGCQASIIGLGCEHLDGKPFAQVGETISAALDYGVNIFDVFMPGREIRENIAKALGARRKDVLIQGHIGSTDLSKQYDISRDLPTVQRYFEDLLRIYGYIDFGMMFFIDSEEDYRGVFDTGFADYVLKLKERGDIRHIGFSSHNPAMAQRVIQTGLPEMLLFSINMAFDLIPAESNALDVLNDGLDSAAFHGIDPGRAAFYQFCANKGIGITVMKTLGAGKLISAEHTPFEKPMSVAQCIHYALTRPAVASTLVGCQTAAEVAEAMRYLELSDEERDYSPVLGTQRNDFKGNCVYCSHCQPCPAGIDIAAVNKYLDIARLDEAHIPPSIASHYASLSAKGSDCIACGSCEGRCPFGVPVIENMAKAAKLFE; from the coding sequence ATGGAGTATCGTGAAATTGGAAAAACCGGGTGCCAGGCCAGCATCATCGGCCTTGGCTGCGAACATCTGGATGGCAAACCCTTTGCGCAGGTGGGCGAGACAATCTCCGCGGCGCTGGATTACGGCGTGAATATTTTTGATGTGTTTATGCCCGGCCGGGAGATCCGGGAGAATATCGCCAAGGCCCTGGGCGCGCGCCGCAAGGATGTGCTGATTCAAGGGCATATCGGCTCGACAGACCTCAGCAAACAATACGACATCAGCCGCGATCTGCCCACAGTTCAGCGCTATTTTGAAGATCTACTGCGCATCTATGGCTATATCGATTTTGGCATGATGTTCTTCATCGATTCCGAGGAGGATTACCGCGGCGTTTTTGATACCGGCTTCGCAGATTACGTCCTGAAGCTCAAAGAGCGCGGCGATATCCGCCATATCGGCTTCAGTTCGCATAACCCGGCGATGGCGCAGCGCGTCATCCAGACGGGTCTGCCCGAGATGCTCCTATTCAGCATCAATATGGCGTTCGATCTCATTCCCGCCGAATCCAATGCGCTGGATGTGCTCAATGATGGCCTGGATTCCGCGGCATTTCACGGCATCGATCCCGGTCGGGCGGCATTCTATCAGTTTTGCGCCAACAAGGGCATTGGCATCACCGTCATGAAAACGCTGGGAGCCGGCAAGCTGATCTCTGCCGAACATACGCCGTTCGAGAAGCCCATGAGCGTCGCCCAGTGCATCCACTATGCCCTGACGCGCCCTGCCGTGGCCAGCACGCTGGTGGGCTGCCAGACGGCCGCCGAAGTCGCTGAGGCCATGCGCTATCTGGAGCTGAGCGACGAGGAGCGGGATTATTCCCCTGTTCTGGGCACCCAGCGCAACGATTTTAAGGGCAACTGCGTCTATTGCAGCCATTGCCAGCCCTGCCCTGCGGGCATCGATATCGCGGCCGTCAATAAATACCTGGATATTGCCCGGCTGGATGAGGCGCATATCCCGCCTTCCATCGCCTCGCACTACGCTTCTCTCTCCGCAAAAGGCAGCGACTGCATTGCCTGCGGAAGCTGTGAAGGGCGCTGCCCCTTCGGCGTTCCGGTAATTGAAAACATGGCTAAGGCCGCCAAGCTCTTTGAATAA
- a CDS encoding replication-associated recombination protein A, whose product MAQQSLFETGQNRPLASRLRPTDLDGFVGQKHLLGEGKVLRQLIEQDMVSSMIFWGPPGVGKTTLARIIAGKTKANFIDFSAVTSGIKEIREVMSRAENDRLLGEKTILFVDEIHRFNKAQQDAFLPFVEKGSIILIGATTENPSFEVNSALLSRCKVFVLQALAQEDLVQLLQNALADPKGFGEQQVEISEKLLEMIAAFANGDARTALNTLEMVVLNAERRGEKTIVSEEILEQCISKKSLLYDKNGEEHYNLISALHKSMRNSDPDAAVYWLARMLEAGEDPLYIARRLVRYASEDIGLADPSALSMAVAAYQACHFIGMPECSVNLTEAVIYFSVTPKSNALYTAYERAKKDALTMLAEPVPLQIRNAPTKLMKELHYGEGYQYAHDTEEKLTAMQCLPDSLLGKKYYRPTVQGRESRIKERLEQIEQWKEQHREKQQ is encoded by the coding sequence ATGGCACAGCAATCGTTATTTGAAACAGGGCAGAACCGCCCGCTGGCAAGCCGGCTTCGGCCGACGGATCTGGATGGGTTCGTGGGCCAAAAGCATTTGCTGGGGGAAGGGAAGGTTTTGCGGCAGCTCATCGAGCAGGATATGGTTTCCTCCATGATCTTCTGGGGGCCGCCCGGCGTGGGCAAGACGACGCTGGCCCGCATCATCGCCGGCAAGACAAAGGCGAATTTTATCGATTTCAGCGCAGTAACCAGTGGGATCAAGGAGATCCGCGAGGTCATGAGCCGGGCGGAAAACGACAGGCTGCTGGGAGAAAAGACCATCCTGTTTGTAGATGAGATTCACCGCTTCAACAAAGCCCAGCAGGATGCTTTTTTGCCCTTTGTGGAAAAAGGGAGCATCATTCTGATTGGCGCGACGACAGAGAACCCTTCTTTTGAAGTCAACTCCGCTCTGCTTTCCAGATGCAAGGTATTCGTTTTGCAGGCGCTGGCGCAGGAAGATCTGGTGCAGTTATTGCAAAACGCGCTGGCAGACCCCAAGGGCTTTGGGGAACAGCAGGTGGAAATTTCCGAAAAACTACTGGAGATGATCGCCGCTTTTGCCAACGGTGATGCCAGGACGGCGCTCAATACGCTGGAGATGGTTGTGCTCAATGCAGAGCGGCGGGGGGAGAAGACCATCGTCTCCGAGGAGATTTTGGAGCAGTGCATCAGCAAAAAATCCCTGCTCTATGATAAGAACGGCGAGGAGCACTATAATCTGATTTCGGCGCTGCATAAATCCATGCGCAACAGCGATCCGGATGCGGCGGTCTACTGGCTGGCGCGGATGCTGGAGGCCGGAGAGGACCCGCTTTATATCGCCCGGCGGCTGGTTCGCTATGCCAGCGAGGATATTGGGCTGGCAGACCCCAGCGCGCTGTCTATGGCTGTGGCGGCATACCAGGCCTGCCATTTTATCGGTATGCCCGAATGCAGCGTCAATTTGACGGAGGCGGTGATCTATTTCTCCGTAACGCCCAAATCCAACGCGCTCTATACGGCGTATGAGCGGGCCAAAAAGGACGCGCTGACCATGCTGGCAGAGCCGGTTCCGCTGCAAATCCGCAATGCGCCGACCAAGCTGATGAAGGAACTGCACTATGGCGAAGGCTACCAATATGCGCACGATACGGAGGAAAAGCTGACGGCTATGCAATGTCTGCCGGATTCGCTTTTGGGCAAGAAGTATTACCGGCCGACGGTGCAGGGCAGGGAGAGCCGAATCAAAGAGCGGCTGGAGCAGATTGAGCAGTGGAAGGAGCAGCACAGGGAAAAACAGCAATGA